One segment of Cystobacter fuscus DSM 2262 DNA contains the following:
- a CDS encoding N-acetylmuramoyl-L-alanine amidase, with translation MRSHLAPLLALLLPLSAQAKRDPAEVAYEEARRSYYVLKDDAARRKLRHHWLNVASKFEAVASHYPKSERAPDALYTAAELLNSLSRLSFVVEDQQAAIADYTRVVEAHSRHRLADDAAVTLARIYFERMDQPETARRIITSFLAKHSKGDRIAELKSLLASLPPPPKAAPAPVPARKPAEPAPAPVVASAPEPVKPAPTPQPPVIRVDLSKPAEPATAQASATTGGERPSSSPLLDAISQQAREASATPSSPAPVETKTAETKPVEPKAVEVKVAETKPVEPKAVEVKVAETKPVEPKPVEVKFADAKALPAPRSAELLGANKPVTAAVDEHMAQARLKAAAKVSNGAELTLAEQLGLKVRRVVIDAGHGGHDTGAISRKGLKEKDVTLAISRKLARELRERGLEVLLTRDEDRYLKLEERARLANDTRGDLFISIHCNSATTSKLRGIETYTLNTSADRYSIRLAARENASSEKGISDLQFILADLATKANTEESTRLANQVQRNLVSHLSANYSGVKNLGTKEALFYVLLGARMPAILVETSFLSHPEEEKRLASEAYQDEVAQAIAQGVEDFVGGRRQVAKAPSAVP, from the coding sequence ATGCGCTCTCACCTCGCTCCGCTCCTGGCCCTGCTGCTGCCGCTCTCCGCCCAGGCCAAGCGGGATCCCGCCGAGGTCGCCTACGAGGAGGCGCGCCGCTCCTATTACGTCCTCAAGGACGACGCCGCGCGGCGCAAGCTGCGCCACCACTGGCTCAACGTGGCCAGCAAGTTCGAGGCCGTCGCCAGCCACTACCCCAAGAGCGAACGCGCTCCGGACGCCCTCTACACCGCGGCCGAGCTGCTCAATTCGCTCAGCCGCCTCTCGTTCGTCGTGGAGGATCAGCAGGCGGCCATCGCCGACTACACCCGCGTGGTGGAGGCCCACTCGCGCCATCGGCTCGCGGACGACGCGGCGGTGACGCTCGCGCGCATCTACTTCGAGCGGATGGATCAGCCCGAGACCGCGCGCCGCATCATCACCAGCTTCCTGGCCAAACACTCCAAGGGAGACCGGATCGCGGAGCTCAAGTCGCTCCTGGCCTCGCTCCCCCCGCCGCCCAAGGCGGCTCCCGCTCCGGTTCCCGCTCGCAAGCCCGCGGAGCCGGCGCCTGCGCCCGTCGTGGCGTCCGCGCCCGAGCCCGTCAAGCCGGCCCCCACGCCGCAGCCGCCGGTCATCCGCGTCGATCTCAGCAAGCCCGCGGAGCCCGCCACCGCGCAGGCCTCGGCCACGACGGGCGGCGAGCGTCCCAGCTCGTCGCCGTTGCTCGACGCCATCAGCCAGCAGGCGCGGGAGGCGTCGGCCACGCCGTCGTCCCCGGCTCCGGTGGAGACCAAGACCGCCGAGACGAAGCCGGTGGAGCCGAAGGCCGTGGAGGTGAAGGTCGCCGAGACGAAGCCGGTGGAGCCGAAGGCCGTGGAGGTGAAGGTCGCCGAGACGAAGCCGGTGGAGCCCAAGCCCGTGGAGGTGAAGTTCGCCGATGCGAAGGCGTTGCCCGCGCCCAGGTCGGCCGAGCTGCTCGGGGCGAACAAGCCCGTCACCGCGGCGGTGGACGAGCACATGGCGCAGGCGCGACTCAAGGCCGCGGCGAAGGTGTCCAACGGCGCGGAGCTGACGCTGGCGGAGCAGCTCGGGTTGAAGGTACGCCGGGTGGTCATCGACGCGGGGCACGGCGGGCATGACACGGGCGCCATCAGCCGCAAGGGGCTGAAGGAGAAGGACGTGACGCTGGCCATCTCGCGCAAGCTCGCGCGGGAGCTGCGCGAGCGCGGCCTGGAGGTGCTGCTCACGCGTGACGAGGATCGCTACCTGAAGCTCGAGGAGCGCGCGCGCCTGGCCAACGACACCCGGGGCGATCTCTTCATCTCCATCCACTGCAACTCGGCGACCACGTCCAAGCTGCGCGGCATCGAGACCTATACGCTCAACACCTCGGCGGACCGCTACTCCATCCGCCTGGCGGCGCGCGAGAACGCCTCCTCGGAGAAGGGCATCAGCGACCTGCAGTTCATCCTCGCGGACCTGGCCACCAAGGCCAACACCGAGGAGTCCACGCGGCTGGCCAACCAGGTGCAGCGCAACCTGGTGAGCCACCTGTCGGCGAACTACTCGGGCGTGAAGAACCTGGGCACGAAGGAGGCGCTGTTCTACGTGCTGCTGGGCGCGAGGATGCCGGCCATCCTCGTGGAGACGTCCTTCCTGTCCCACCCCGAGGAGGAGAAGCGGCTGGCCTCCGAGGCGTACCAGGACGAGGTGGCCCAGGCCATCGCCCAGGGCGTGGAGGACTTCGTCGGGGGCCGCCGCCAGGTGGCCAAGGCGCCGTCGGCGGTGCCGTAG
- a CDS encoding ATP-binding protein produces the protein MPGVENSWLTPGGRLLRRLDVFLSEPLRQAAPEDLGRYRLLILISLGLLLLNALSLLALPWSPEPWVQGPLALLILGVTTLALARLRRQCSPEKTALLVCSALGVALVFISTAQELPYSASHAATMLLPALSVYLVGARLGFFLTLPVCLVLGVLHPLRYTLLGHMPRQDLVQLWILDVSAAVFMLCIWAVSWMHASALDQARLSREQMLRTLHESEYKLRTLIENTDDLVCSLDTKGRILVANAAMRDYCRGRYGWQAIPGEPLLSPDAQNQRQVEHILQQVLRGQSVRLEDGSLEGSPPKVLELSFKPVLGEQGQPIGVTLFGRDVTERREAEHKLSEMHRSLVDVSRQAGMAEVVTGLLHNVGNTLNSINVSVHLVTERIRASRVGSMVRAAELIHTHREALGRFLEQDPRGQQLPSYMLALSRQLIEEQQALLAEQRTLTDALDHVKSIIGMQQEHARVSAPVELVKVSQLIDDALRLHAVSFQRSGIDIRREYEPLPPILLDRHKLLQILLNLLSNARHALLDSERDDKRIIIRLAALPDDRLRIQVIDNGQGISPEHLTRMFTQGFTTKKDGHGFGLHISALAAIEMAGTLSCESEGPGLGATFTIDLPMQGERPG, from the coding sequence ATGCCCGGGGTAGAGAACTCCTGGCTGACGCCAGGGGGACGATTGCTCCGTCGGTTGGACGTCTTTCTCTCCGAGCCCTTGCGCCAGGCGGCCCCGGAGGATCTCGGCCGCTACCGGCTGCTCATCCTCATCTCCCTCGGTCTGCTGTTGCTCAATGCCCTGAGCCTCCTGGCGCTGCCCTGGAGCCCCGAGCCGTGGGTGCAGGGTCCGCTCGCGCTCCTCATCCTGGGGGTGACCACGCTGGCGCTGGCGCGGTTGCGCCGCCAGTGCTCGCCCGAGAAGACGGCGCTCCTGGTCTGTTCGGCACTGGGCGTGGCCCTCGTGTTCATCAGCACCGCGCAGGAGCTGCCCTACTCGGCCTCGCACGCGGCGACCATGTTGCTGCCCGCGTTGTCCGTCTATCTGGTGGGCGCTCGCCTGGGATTCTTCCTCACGCTCCCCGTCTGTCTGGTTCTGGGCGTGCTCCACCCCCTGCGCTACACGCTGCTCGGGCACATGCCCCGGCAGGATCTCGTCCAGTTATGGATATTGGACGTGTCCGCCGCCGTCTTCATGCTGTGCATCTGGGCGGTGAGCTGGATGCACGCCTCCGCGCTGGACCAGGCACGCCTCTCCCGGGAGCAGATGCTGCGCACGCTGCATGAGAGCGAGTACAAGCTGCGCACGCTCATCGAGAACACCGACGATCTGGTGTGCTCGCTGGACACGAAGGGCCGGATCCTCGTCGCCAACGCGGCGATGCGCGACTACTGCCGTGGCCGCTACGGATGGCAGGCGATCCCCGGCGAGCCCCTGCTCTCCCCCGACGCCCAGAACCAGCGGCAGGTGGAGCACATCCTCCAGCAGGTGCTGCGAGGGCAGTCCGTGAGGCTCGAGGATGGCTCGCTCGAGGGCAGCCCGCCGAAGGTGCTGGAGCTGTCCTTCAAGCCCGTCCTCGGCGAGCAGGGGCAGCCGATCGGCGTGACCCTCTTCGGCCGGGACGTCACCGAGCGCCGCGAGGCCGAGCACAAGCTCTCCGAGATGCACCGCTCCCTGGTGGATGTCTCGCGTCAGGCGGGCATGGCCGAGGTGGTCACCGGGCTGTTGCACAACGTGGGCAACACCCTCAACAGCATCAACGTCTCGGTGCACCTGGTCACCGAGCGCATCCGCGCCTCGCGCGTGGGCAGCATGGTGCGCGCCGCGGAGCTCATCCACACGCACCGCGAGGCGCTGGGCAGGTTCCTCGAGCAGGATCCCCGGGGGCAGCAGCTGCCTTCCTACATGCTCGCCCTCTCGCGGCAGCTCATCGAGGAGCAGCAGGCCCTGCTGGCCGAGCAGCGCACCCTCACCGACGCGTTGGATCACGTCAAATCCATCATCGGCATGCAGCAGGAGCATGCGCGCGTGTCCGCGCCGGTGGAGCTGGTGAAGGTGTCCCAGCTCATCGACGATGCCTTGCGGCTGCATGCCGTGTCCTTCCAGCGCTCGGGCATCGACATCCGCCGCGAGTACGAGCCGCTGCCGCCCATCCTGCTCGACCGGCACAAGCTGCTGCAGATCCTGCTCAACCTGCTCAGCAATGCCCGCCATGCGCTGCTCGACAGCGAGCGGGACGACAAGCGCATCATCATCCGCCTGGCGGCGCTGCCCGATGATCGGTTGAGGATCCAGGTGATCGACAACGGGCAGGGCATCTCGCCGGAGCACCTGACGCGCATGTTCACCCAGGGCTTCACCACCAAGAAGGACGGGCATGGCTTCGGCCTGCACATCAGCGCCCTGGCCGCCATCGAGATGGCGGGCACCCTGTCCTGCGAGAGCGAGGGGCCGGGCCTGGGCGCCACCTTCACCATCGATCTGCCCATGCAGGGCGAGCGCCCGGGGTAG
- a CDS encoding DUF2891 domain-containing protein, protein MQSSFLLALLVTTLNTQAPASPDFGEEAAARFAELALACVHREYPNKIAHVMNGDADARPPRELTPAFYGCYDWHSSVHGHWLLVRLARLHPQAPFAARAREAVARSLTPENIAAEVRYLSAPGRVSFERPYGLAWLLQLAAELREWEEPQARAWSTALEPLEAHAAGRLREWLPKLSRPIRVGEHDQTAFAFGLVLDWARRAGDEAMVKLLTERVETFYGKDVRGPLAYEPSGHDFLSPCLAEADLMRRVLPPARFATWLSGFLPEIPSKASASWLEPAVVTDPGDPKLAHLDGLNLSRAWMLEGILSGLPPQDKRRRSLEETARRHREAGLRAVTGAHYEGGHWLGSFAVYLVTGRGLLQP, encoded by the coding sequence ATGCAGTCTTCCTTCCTCCTGGCCCTCCTCGTGACCACGCTCAACACCCAGGCTCCCGCTTCCCCGGACTTCGGCGAGGAGGCCGCGGCGCGCTTCGCGGAGCTCGCGCTCGCCTGTGTCCATCGCGAGTACCCGAACAAGATCGCCCACGTGATGAACGGCGACGCGGACGCGCGCCCGCCGCGCGAGCTCACCCCCGCCTTCTACGGGTGCTACGACTGGCACTCCTCGGTGCATGGGCACTGGCTGCTCGTGCGTCTGGCGCGGCTCCACCCCCAGGCGCCCTTCGCCGCGCGGGCCCGCGAGGCGGTGGCCCGGAGTCTGACGCCCGAGAACATCGCGGCGGAGGTGCGCTATCTGAGCGCCCCGGGCCGGGTGTCCTTCGAGCGCCCCTATGGCCTCGCCTGGCTGCTGCAACTGGCGGCGGAGCTGCGCGAGTGGGAGGAGCCCCAGGCCCGCGCGTGGTCCACCGCGCTCGAGCCCCTGGAGGCGCACGCGGCCGGGCGCTTGCGCGAGTGGTTGCCCAAGCTGTCGCGGCCCATCCGCGTGGGCGAGCATGATCAGACGGCCTTCGCCTTCGGGCTCGTGCTGGATTGGGCCCGGCGCGCCGGGGACGAGGCGATGGTGAAGCTGCTCACCGAGCGCGTGGAGACGTTCTACGGCAAGGATGTCCGGGGTCCGCTCGCCTATGAGCCCTCGGGACATGACTTCCTCTCCCCCTGTCTGGCCGAGGCGGACCTGATGCGGCGCGTGCTGCCCCCGGCGCGCTTCGCCACCTGGCTGAGCGGCTTCCTGCCGGAGATTCCCTCCAAGGCCAGTGCGTCCTGGCTGGAGCCGGCGGTGGTAACGGACCCGGGCGATCCAAAGCTCGCGCACCTGGATGGCCTCAACCTGAGCCGGGCGTGGATGCTGGAAGGCATCCTCTCGGGCCTGCCCCCCCAGGACAAACGGCGCCGCTCCCTGGAGGAGACGGCGAGGCGCCACCGGGAGGCGGGACTGCGCGCGGTGACGGGAGCCCATTATGAGGGGGGGCACTGGCTGGGCAGCTTCGCGGTGTACCTGGTGACCGGCAGGGGCCTGCTCCAACCCTGA
- the mltG gene encoding endolytic transglycosylase MltG — MKRLLWVLFGVVLLGVVAAGGAWVWVQREVQRAAAPPGAPPVEFVVSKGTTGRGLGPQLVSAKLINDGRMWRWFLFRRGAFAPKAGRHLVSPSMTMAELAAALESAPLPEDKPFVIVEGWRLRDTDAALAAAKLITPGAYVEAASHPERYKAPFQLPQGTLEGYLYPETYGVVPGAFNVEELIQRQLDTFAERFYLPHREALSRSKRTLHEVVVMASMLEREEPVPAQRTIVSGILWKRIDKGFPLGVDATSRYSLSEWNDRKAFLQRLRDTTDPWNTRHRKGLPPGAIGSPTVESLQAALAPQTNEFWYYLHDSERRLHPSRNAEEHEALRRKYNVY, encoded by the coding sequence ATGAAGCGTCTTCTATGGGTCCTGTTCGGGGTCGTCCTCCTCGGCGTGGTGGCGGCGGGTGGCGCCTGGGTCTGGGTACAACGGGAAGTGCAGCGGGCCGCGGCGCCACCGGGGGCGCCTCCGGTGGAGTTCGTCGTCTCCAAGGGCACCACGGGTCGTGGCCTGGGGCCGCAGCTCGTCTCGGCGAAGCTCATCAATGACGGCCGGATGTGGCGCTGGTTCCTCTTCCGCCGCGGCGCGTTCGCCCCCAAGGCGGGCCGGCACCTGGTGAGCCCGTCCATGACGATGGCGGAGCTCGCCGCCGCGCTCGAGTCCGCCCCGCTGCCCGAGGACAAGCCCTTCGTCATCGTCGAGGGCTGGCGCCTGCGCGACACCGACGCCGCGCTCGCCGCCGCGAAGCTCATCACCCCGGGGGCCTACGTGGAGGCCGCCAGCCACCCCGAGCGCTACAAGGCCCCCTTCCAGCTCCCCCAGGGCACCCTCGAGGGCTACCTCTACCCGGAGACGTATGGCGTCGTGCCCGGGGCGTTCAACGTGGAGGAGCTCATCCAGCGCCAGCTCGATACCTTCGCCGAGCGCTTCTACCTGCCCCACCGCGAGGCGCTGTCACGCAGCAAGCGCACCCTGCACGAGGTGGTGGTCATGGCCTCCATGCTCGAGCGCGAGGAGCCCGTGCCCGCCCAGCGCACCATCGTGTCGGGCATCCTCTGGAAGCGCATCGACAAGGGCTTTCCCCTGGGGGTGGATGCCACCTCGCGCTACAGCCTGAGCGAGTGGAATGATCGCAAGGCCTTCCTCCAGCGGCTGCGCGACACGACGGACCCCTGGAACACGCGCCATCGCAAGGGCCTGCCGCCGGGCGCCATCGGCTCGCCCACCGTGGAGTCGCTCCAGGCGGCGCTCGCCCCCCAGACCAACGAGTTCTGGTACTACCTGCACGACTCCGAGCGGCGCCTGCACCCCTCGCGCAACGCCGAGGAGCACGAAGCGCTGCGCCGCAAATACAACGTGTACTAG
- a CDS encoding 3-deoxy-7-phosphoheptulonate synthase, with protein MTSRTENLNVVGIDRMATPAEIKERVPMTERAAESVLAGRRALVDILERRDPRLFVIVGPCSIHDPVAGMDYARRLLALSAEVRETLCVVMRVYFEKPRTTTGWKGFINDPRMDDSFRIEEGMERGRRFLKDVAELGLPAATEALDPIAPQYYGDLVSWTAIGARTVESQTHREMASGLSTPVGFKNGTDGSLESAVNGILSASHAHSFLGLNENGVSAIIRTRGNAHGHLVLRGGGGRPNYDTVSITLAEQALTKAKLPCNVVVDCSHANSSKKPELQPLVMRDVVHQVREGNRSIVGLMIESFLEAGNQPIPADLSKLRYGCSVTDACVDWSTTETMLRQAHEVLRGVLPTRRAA; from the coding sequence ATGACCTCCCGCACCGAAAACCTCAATGTCGTCGGCATCGACCGCATGGCCACTCCCGCCGAGATCAAGGAGCGGGTGCCGATGACGGAGCGAGCGGCCGAGTCCGTCCTCGCTGGCCGCCGCGCCCTGGTGGACATCCTGGAGCGCAGGGATCCGCGCCTGTTCGTCATCGTGGGGCCGTGCTCCATCCACGATCCCGTGGCGGGAATGGACTACGCGCGCCGCCTGCTCGCCCTCTCCGCGGAGGTGCGCGAGACGTTGTGCGTGGTGATGCGGGTGTACTTCGAGAAGCCGCGCACCACGACGGGCTGGAAGGGCTTCATCAATGATCCGCGCATGGACGACTCCTTCCGCATCGAGGAAGGCATGGAGCGCGGCCGCCGCTTCCTGAAGGACGTGGCCGAGCTGGGGCTGCCCGCCGCCACCGAGGCGCTCGATCCCATCGCGCCGCAGTACTACGGCGACCTGGTGTCCTGGACGGCCATCGGCGCGCGCACCGTGGAGTCGCAGACCCACCGGGAGATGGCCTCGGGCCTGTCGACGCCGGTGGGCTTCAAGAACGGCACGGACGGCTCGCTGGAGTCGGCGGTCAACGGCATCCTCTCCGCCTCGCACGCGCACAGCTTCCTGGGGCTGAACGAGAACGGCGTGTCGGCCATCATCCGCACCCGGGGCAATGCCCACGGGCACCTGGTGCTGCGCGGCGGAGGCGGACGGCCCAACTACGACACCGTGTCCATCACCCTCGCCGAGCAGGCGCTCACCAAGGCGAAGCTGCCGTGCAACGTCGTCGTGGACTGCTCGCACGCCAACTCCAGCAAGAAGCCCGAGTTGCAGCCCCTCGTCATGCGCGACGTGGTGCACCAGGTGCGTGAGGGCAACCGCTCCATCGTCGGCCTGATGATCGAGAGCTTCCTCGAGGCGGGCAACCAGCCCATCCCCGCCGATCTCTCCAAGCTGCGCTATGGCTGCTCGGTGACGGACGCGTGCGTGGACTGGAGCACCACCGAGACCATGCTGCGCCAGGCCCATGAAGTCCTGCGCGGCGTGCTCCCCACGCGCCGCGCGGCGTGA
- a CDS encoding type VI secretion system contractile sheath large subunit, whose translation MSGTRVRWLVAGAFHPSPTGRRFPLTEQSFAEQLRQATTGLRVTVPDRIGSGDTSTHTLSFGSLDAFGMSALITSLPELRALSALREAISGSRPLAPEDSAQLRASLGEGRLTEALARARSSRAASLALVEEALFTTARELLQHPLVARLESAWRGLHWLWTQCPASAGMELEVLDVGPEALVDTLAASLEGPALQRPDACFLLDVGEDPATPGRLAALGEQAWLPLVMAAPASLGGATLAGAQDFRPPDAWNRLRAEESSRWLCAALNPVVMRAERHGEVRGECLASPVLGVAALLAASFRDTHTFARLVGPGSPVRAPAVWRPQEGRGPVATEACLSLREQQRLASRGLAGVSGWWDSWDVNLAAAPTVYGGRDAAPLPAQLLTGRIVRLAQELIERLPPQASPQAISEVCARAASAFLPAGPGRRCELHGQVVSLGRGERGLHVRAALPPELAGTRLELELTLPLRG comes from the coding sequence ATGTCCGGGACCCGCGTGCGCTGGCTCGTCGCCGGCGCCTTCCACCCCTCGCCCACGGGGCGGCGCTTCCCGCTCACCGAGCAGTCCTTCGCCGAGCAGCTCCGGCAGGCCACCACGGGCCTGCGCGTCACCGTGCCGGATCGCATCGGCTCGGGCGACACGAGCACCCACACGCTGTCCTTCGGCTCGCTGGACGCCTTCGGGATGTCCGCGCTCATCACCTCCCTGCCGGAGCTGCGCGCCCTGAGCGCCCTGCGTGAGGCGATCTCGGGCTCACGCCCCCTCGCGCCCGAGGACTCCGCCCAGCTCCGGGCCTCGCTGGGCGAGGGCCGCCTGACCGAGGCCCTCGCGCGCGCCCGCTCCTCCCGAGCCGCCTCGCTCGCCCTCGTCGAGGAGGCCCTGTTCACCACCGCCCGGGAGCTGCTCCAGCATCCGCTCGTGGCCCGGCTGGAGTCCGCCTGGCGCGGGCTGCACTGGTTGTGGACGCAGTGCCCCGCTTCCGCGGGCATGGAGCTCGAGGTGCTCGACGTCGGGCCCGAGGCGCTCGTGGACACCCTCGCCGCGAGCCTCGAGGGGCCCGCGCTCCAGCGTCCCGATGCCTGCTTCCTGCTGGACGTGGGCGAGGATCCCGCCACTCCGGGGAGGCTCGCCGCCCTGGGAGAGCAGGCCTGGCTGCCCCTCGTCATGGCGGCCCCCGCGTCCCTGGGCGGAGCCACGCTCGCGGGCGCCCAGGACTTCCGTCCCCCGGACGCGTGGAACCGGCTGCGCGCCGAGGAGTCCTCGCGCTGGCTGTGCGCCGCGCTCAACCCGGTGGTGATGCGCGCCGAGCGGCACGGAGAGGTGCGCGGCGAATGCCTCGCCAGTCCCGTGCTGGGCGTGGCGGCGCTGCTGGCGGCGAGCTTCCGCGACACGCACACCTTCGCGCGGCTCGTGGGTCCGGGCAGCCCGGTGCGTGCGCCCGCCGTGTGGCGGCCCCAGGAGGGACGGGGCCCGGTGGCGACCGAGGCGTGTCTCTCCCTTCGGGAGCAGCAGCGGCTGGCCTCGCGGGGCCTCGCGGGGGTGAGTGGGTGGTGGGACTCGTGGGACGTGAACCTGGCGGCGGCGCCCACCGTGTATGGCGGCCGGGACGCGGCGCCCCTGCCCGCGCAACTGCTCACCGGCCGCATCGTCCGCCTCGCGCAGGAGCTGATCGAACGGCTGCCCCCCCAGGCCAGTCCCCAAGCCATCTCCGAGGTGTGTGCTCGCGCGGCGAGCGCGTTCCTTCCCGCGGGCCCGGGCCGCCGCTGCGAGCTGCACGGGCAGGTGGTGTCCCTGGGCCGGGGCGAGCGGGGCCTGCACGTGCGCGCCGCGCTTCCTCCGGAGCTGGCCGGCACCCGCCTCGAGCTCGAGCTCACCCTGCCCTTGCGCGGTTGA
- a CDS encoding phage tail protein: MKALWTRFDQTAEEVQGLRTRLDGSGERVRNSVKELTPSVSSRCDALQEQVKGSQDSFAQQLESLSQDTAKRRETLLSEGTARLQQRKAQVRANAARLEPARVKEEEAALEAREQQLQELLRTTGGETEAHLQGAHSQLTTTADSVFGQVARTREATDGEVQRLLAALEALLGPALLALGQLHAEVQSTGESSKANTKRQVEQLRSGLQPLRTQVQGSTQSAEQLLQTLETTIGATLLAGSQQLGQLLDTLDESLGGPVRSLSQQLEAVEKFLEQVGEQIDALITQGVGAIDTLMSTALTTLESIQAPVRQTIDAAFTVLDGLTNTLNQLDKQLQALFTALPEKLEQLQTLFKTLVGTLESLLSRAVQMLEAIPAADLPKPLVDPAVQAIKQVVTQISTQLGTLTQQVGQQMTTVQDQVISQVEQLQAQAVQQVQTMQEQLLQQIQSLTESVQSGIDQAVTQAGQLVAQVTQQIGTARDQVAKQVEAMKAQAAMRVESLQEQVGQQLATLQQALEDGVQAAANQVAAVEAQLEQQLAAAQQQVRSGLDALGGTVDAALAQAREGLARLEAGVTAQVEQVLAAFTQRAGSMGDSAAQQLDGMLGQVDSTKQRLLVPLDTLEASLRDNNPFAPVVEQARGQVDSVMGKTESRVRELTG; this comes from the coding sequence GTGAAGGCGCTTTGGACGCGGTTCGATCAGACGGCGGAAGAGGTCCAGGGCCTGCGCACGCGGCTGGACGGCTCCGGGGAGCGCGTGCGCAACTCGGTGAAGGAGCTCACGCCCTCCGTCTCCTCCCGCTGTGACGCCCTGCAAGAGCAGGTGAAGGGCTCACAGGACTCCTTCGCCCAGCAGCTCGAGTCGCTGAGCCAGGACACGGCCAAACGTCGCGAGACGCTCCTGAGCGAGGGCACGGCGCGCCTCCAGCAACGCAAGGCGCAGGTGCGCGCCAATGCCGCTCGGCTCGAGCCGGCACGCGTGAAGGAAGAGGAGGCGGCGCTCGAGGCCCGGGAGCAGCAGCTCCAGGAGTTGCTGCGCACGACGGGTGGCGAGACGGAGGCGCACCTGCAGGGGGCCCACTCCCAGCTCACGACCACGGCGGACTCGGTGTTCGGCCAGGTGGCGCGCACGCGTGAGGCCACGGACGGAGAGGTCCAGCGGTTGCTCGCCGCGCTCGAGGCGCTGCTCGGCCCGGCCCTCCTGGCCCTGGGGCAGCTTCACGCCGAGGTCCAGTCCACGGGCGAGTCCTCGAAGGCCAACACCAAGCGTCAGGTGGAGCAGCTCCGCTCCGGACTCCAGCCGCTGCGCACCCAGGTGCAGGGCTCCACCCAGTCGGCGGAGCAGCTGCTGCAAACCCTGGAGACCACCATTGGCGCCACCCTGCTCGCCGGCAGCCAGCAGCTCGGGCAGTTGCTCGACACGCTGGATGAGTCGCTGGGCGGGCCGGTGCGCTCGCTGAGCCAGCAGCTCGAGGCGGTGGAGAAGTTCCTCGAGCAGGTGGGCGAGCAGATCGACGCGCTCATCACCCAGGGGGTGGGCGCCATCGACACGCTGATGAGCACGGCGCTCACCACCCTCGAATCCATCCAGGCTCCGGTGCGCCAGACGATCGACGCCGCCTTCACGGTGCTCGACGGACTGACGAACACGCTCAACCAGCTGGACAAGCAGCTCCAGGCCCTCTTCACCGCCCTGCCCGAGAAGCTCGAGCAACTCCAGACACTGTTCAAGACGCTGGTGGGCACGCTGGAGTCCCTGCTGTCCCGGGCGGTGCAGATGTTGGAGGCCATCCCCGCCGCGGATCTCCCCAAGCCGCTGGTGGATCCCGCCGTCCAGGCCATCAAACAGGTGGTGACGCAGATCTCCACCCAGCTCGGCACCCTCACCCAGCAGGTGGGCCAGCAGATGACCACGGTGCAGGATCAGGTCATCTCCCAGGTGGAGCAGCTCCAGGCGCAGGCGGTGCAACAGGTGCAGACGATGCAGGAGCAGCTCCTGCAGCAGATCCAATCCCTGACCGAGTCGGTGCAGAGCGGCATCGATCAGGCCGTCACCCAGGCCGGGCAGCTGGTGGCGCAGGTGACGCAGCAGATCGGCACCGCGCGCGACCAGGTGGCTAAGCAGGTGGAGGCGATGAAGGCCCAGGCCGCCATGCGCGTGGAATCACTCCAGGAACAGGTGGGCCAGCAGCTGGCCACGCTCCAGCAGGCCCTCGAGGACGGAGTCCAGGCGGCGGCCAACCAGGTGGCGGCGGTGGAGGCCCAGCTCGAGCAGCAGCTCGCCGCCGCCCAGCAGCAGGTGCGCTCCGGCCTGGACGCGCTCGGTGGCACGGTGGACGCGGCGCTCGCCCAGGCGCGCGAGGGGCTCGCGCGCCTCGAGGCCGGGGTGACAGCGCAGGTGGAGCAGGTGCTCGCCGCCTTCACCCAGCGGGCCGGGAGCATGGGAGATTCCGCGGCCCAACAGCTCGACGGGATGCTGGGCCAGGTGGACTCGACGAAGCAGCGGCTCCTCGTGCCACTGGACACGCTGGAGGCCTCGCTGCGTGACAACAACCCCTTCGCGCCGGTGGTGGAGCAGGCCCGTGGCCAGGTGGACTCGGTGATGGGGAAGACCGAGTCCCGGGTGCGCGAGCTGACGGGCTGA